The window AAAGAATTCAGCCCTCAGCCGTCTTTTGGAAGGCGGCATTTTTTTTGTTTTTCCAGGAAATCCTAAGGCAGGGAGTTATGGACACTATTGACGAAAAAACAATATTTTTGTTATGCTCAATGGGTGGGCAAATTCTGGCAAGGAGTGAAAACAATGCATCCCCATATGAAAGAAATCTTACTGGACGAGCAACAAATTAAAGAGCGGGTCCTTCAATTAGGGCAGCAGATTACCCGGGATTACCAGGGACAGAATATTTTAATGGTAGGGATTCTGAAGGGCGCAATGATCTTTTTAGCCGATCTGGTTCGCAACATTGATGTTCCGACCTCCTTTGATTTTATGGCAGTTTCCAGCTACGGAGCCGGGGCGGTGTCATCAGGAGCCGTTCGTATTTTAAAGGACCTTGACAAAAGCATCGACGGCAGGCACGTGATTATTGTTGAAGACATCGTGGATACCGGTTTGACGCTGCAATACCTGGTGGAGAACATGAAGGCCCGGGGCCCGGCCAGCCTAAAAATATGTACACTCCTTGATAAGCCAAGCCGCCGCAAGGTGGACGTTCCCGTTGATTACAACGGTTTTAGCATTCCCGATGAATTTGTGGTGGGTTACGGACTGGATTACAATGAGCGTTACCGTAATCTTCCCTATATTGCCGTGTTGAAACCAGAGATATACCGGAGTTAAGACTTTTCTTTGGTTATGTGAGGTTCAATTAGGCTTTTATGATCCTTTCATTGTTCCAACTTCGAGTATTAAATAAAGGAGGACAAGCCGATGTCTTTGGCTGAACAGGAACTGATCCTGGTCTTGGATTTTGGGGGCCAGTATACCCAACTAATTGCCCGGCGTATCCGGGATTTAAATGTTTATTGCGAAATCGAGCCTCATAATAGTTCCATCGAAAAGATAAAATCCAAAAATCCCAAAGGGATTGTTTTTTCCGGGGGGCCCTCCAGTGTTTACGGAGAAAATGCTCCCACCGTGGATCCCGCTGTTTATGATTTGGGAATCCCGGTACTGGGAATTTGTTATGGAATGCAGTTGATGACCCAACAGTTGCAGGGTAAAGTGGTTTCCGCCGAACAGCGGGAATATGGCCGGACCCGTCTCCGGGTTACGGATTGTGAGAACCTGCTAAAGGGGCTGGGTCCGGATGAAGAATGCTGGATGAGTCACGGGGACCGGGTAGAGGCGGTGCCTCCGGGCTTTAAGGTCATCGCCAGCACCGAACTGGCTCCGGTGGCAGCCATGGCCAATGAAGAACGGAAGCTCTTTGCCGTCCAGTTCCATCCGGAAGTGGTTCATACACCCAAGGGAACCGAGGTCCTCAAAAGCTTCCTGACGGATATCTGCGGCTGTTCCGGAAGCTGGAATATGGGTTCTTTCCTGGAAGAGTCCGTTAAGGACATCCGGCAGCGGGTAGGCAACCGTCAGGTTCTTTGCGCCTTAAGCGGCGGGGTTGATTCTTCCGTAGCTGCAGTGTTGGTCCACCGGGCGGTGGCGGACAATTTGACCTGCGTTTTCGTGGATCATGGTTTATTACGTAAAGACGAAGCCCGGCAGGTGGTGGATACTTTTCAGAACCAGTTTAACATCAAGCTGATTCATGTGGATGCATCGGAACGCTTTCTTGGTAAACTAAAAGGTGTAACGGACCCGGAGGAAAAAAGAAAAATCATCGGTAACGAATTTATTCGTGTTTTTGAAGAGGAAGCCGGAAAGCTGGGAGAAATTGATTTCCTGGTTCAGGGCACCCTTTACCCGGATGTTGTGGAAAGCGGCACGGCTACGGCCGCTGTGATTAAGTCCCATCATAATGTGGGGGGGCTGCCCGAGGACATGCATTTTGAACTGGTGGAACCCCTGCGCTGGTTGTTTAAAGACGAAGTCCGCCGGTTGGGTGAGGAATTGGGCCTGCCTTCGGATATTGTTTGGCGGCAGCCTTTCCCCGGGCCCGGTCTGGCTGTAAGAATTTTAGGGGAAATTACCCGGGAGAAGCTGGACATATTAAGGGAAGCGGATTTTGTTGTAACCGATGAAATCAAAAAAGCCGGACTAGACAGGGAAATCTGGCAGTATTTTGCGGTTTTGCCCAGCATGCGCAGTGTGGGAGTCATGGGCGACGGCCGTACCTACGCCTATGCGGTGGTGGTGCGGGCGGTGCACAGCCACGACGGCATGACGGCGGACTGGTATCGCATTCCCTATGAGGTGCTGGCCAAGATTTCCTCCCGTATGGTGAACGAAGTGAACGAGGTAAATCGTGTGGTCTACGACATCACCTCCAAGCCTCCTGGGACCATTGAGTGGGAATAAGCAGATCAAGGCCGGGAAACCAGATTTAATGCGGGTTCCCGGCTTTAATTTTGTTGAAATCGTTGAGCAGTGACAGGTAGGATGTTCCCCTTAAAAGGATCAATTTACAGAATGGGATCTTAGTCCTATCACTGTCATGACCAAAGTCTCTTTAATTTAATGACGTTTTTAGATATAAATTGTGAAAGATGTAATTTACTGGCATAGTATTCTGCAAGGGGGGAGGGCTATGCTGAATTTCAATGGAGCTTCCGATGTTTCTTTGGGTGCACAGATATTTGGTTATTCCATTTTAGTCATCATTCTTATACTGATCGTGCTATTTATTATTCAATTTGTGAGAAGTAAATAGATTTTGTTATATATATGAAGTTCATCCTGCTCTTAAATTGGTAGTGCCTCAGGCTACCAATTTATTATTTCTACTGACTGTTTAAAGGGTTACGAGGGATTCAGGGAGAATTTTTATTTCAGTCAGAAACAATTCATAAACCTACATTAAAATCAGAAGGGACATTTTATGCGCAAAATTAGTGTGGAAGGTAAAACCGTTAAAGAACTGGAAAAATATTTGATTGCCGGCAAAATCAATGGCAATAAAGATTTTAAGGACTTGTTTTCTCAGTGGAGGTTTTGGTTATTAGTCCTTTTGCTGGGGGTAATTATATATCTGGTCTATGCCCACTGGAATGTCCGGCAGGAATCAAAAATTCTGTACTCTGAACTCAGTCAACTTAAAGTAGAAAATACCACTCTTAAAGAAAGAATTGCCGCTGCAGAAATGGCTAGGGCCGGGGAACAAGCATCGCCACAGGCTCCGCAGACAGATCCCAGCCCATACATTTACCATACTATTCAAAAGGGGGACTCCTTTGCCGTAATATCCAACCGTTATTATCGAACCGAGGTTTTTGCTTCGGATTTAGCCAAATTTAACGGGATTCCCAAACAAACTCGGCTTCAGGTGGGTCAAATTATTCGAGTGCCTAAGGAGCCCGATCCGGCTTGGAAAAAATAATGCTGTATTATTTAAAAAAATCCATACAAAGAATCAATAATCCTGCTTCGTCGACCGAAATAGATAAAAGATGGTTGGTAGTGAGTTGAGGAACATCAAGATTGCGAGGTTGGATGTAAAATGCGTGTGGATGTCGTTCGTGTCTTCATCACACAGAAAAATCAGGAACCGGCCAGCCCCATCTATGTTAATGCTTCTCTGGATAAGCAAAGCGCCAAAATCAATTTGTGGAGAAGCCTGAACGATGCGCCGAAGGATGCAAACCCTCATATTGATTTTGAACTGGCCATGGGAGAGGCAAGCGCAAGGGGGGCCAGCCAGTTTGACCAGGCCGAATGGAGCCATTTTGTATGGGTGGTGGACTCTGTTTCGGAATTGGGCACAACCATGATTGGCAACATGTTGGACCGGTATGCCTAAGCAAAAAATAAAGCAGGGCGATTTAAGATTTGGCTCTCTCAAGTCAATCAATCGTCCTTTTTTGTTTACTTCATTTCTTCCAGACAGCGGGTCCGGTTCATCAGGAATTATCCGGTCTTTTCCCCTTTCTCCTTTATTTACTCTCAAGAACGTCGACGGGAAAAGTTAAAATTATGTAATTTTTGCATTAACCCGAGTATTTCTCGTTGACAACCAGGAAAGCCTTTGCTAGTATGTGAGTGTACAATTTAAATGGTTCCGTATATGCCTGGGAATTGGCCCGGGCGTTTCTACCGGGCGACCGTAATTGCCCGACTACGGGAGGGAAAGTGTACCTAGGGTTCCACAGCCCCCAGGGGTTGGTTCGGTCCAAGCGGTACAGGCGTTTTTACGCTACACCGACAGGGATAAAAGCCCAGGCGGTAGGTTTCACTCGCTACAGGATGAAACCTATCGTTCTGGGCTTTTTTGCGTTGTGTGGTTGTAAAACCCTGCCAATGCATGACACATTTTCAAGTGGCAATAATAACTAGGAATTGTGTTATGTGCTGCACTGGCCCAAAACTTCTAATCTTAAGGAGGCATCTACAGGTGCTGGAACAGTTTTTTAAGCTGAGGGAGAACAACACTACCGTAAGGACAGAGATCATTGCCGGTCTTACAACTTTTATGACCATGGCCTACATACTCTTCCTTAACCCCAACATTTTATCGGCGACCGGCATGGACAAGAACGCGGTTTTCTTTGCCACAGCGGCAGCCGCCGGGCTGGTGACCATTGCTATGGGTTTGTTTGTGAACTTTCCCATTGCCCTTGCTCCCGGTATGGGACTGAACGCTTTTTTTGCCGCCATTGCCGTGCAGGGCGTGGGAATGCCCTGGGAAGTGGCTTTGGGCGCAGTATTTATTTCCGGTATTATTTTTCTTATTCTGACTGTAACTCAGGTTCGTCAACTGCTGGTTGTGGCCGTGCCCAATTCTCTGAAGCGGGCCATTACCGTGGGGATTGGCCTGTTTATCACCATTATCGGGCTGAAGCTTTCTGAAATTACTATTATAAAGGTGGGACCGGTGCTTCCTCCTACACTGGAGGCATTGCAAGAATCTGGCGGCATCGCCACCCTGAAGAGCTTTGAATGGAACTCCTTTTTGGGTTCCTTCCAGAATCCCGGAGCTTTATTAGCCCTCATTGGCCTGGCCATTACGGCCATTTTGATGGCCAACCGGGTTAAAGGCTCTCTGTTGATTGGTATCCTGGCCTCTACCCTAATTGGCATTCCCATGGGGGTTACTGTGATACCCGAAAACTTTACCCCCTTTGCCCTGCCGGATTTCAGCAATTTATATGTAGGCAAGCTGGATATTGCCGGTGCTCTGGAAATGGGGATCTGGACCGTAGTCTTTACCTTTACTTTTGTGGAATTATTTGATACCTTTGGCACCTTGATGGGAACAGCCGACAAAGCCGGCCTGCTGGATAAAGAAGGCCGGTCGCCCAAGATCGGCAAGGCCATGCTGGTGGACGCCCTGGGGGTTTCCTTTGGGGCCTTTATGGGCACCAGCACGGTAACGGCCTATGTGGAAAGTACCGCCGGTATCGGCGAAGGGGGACGTACCGGTTTAACCGCCGTAACCACCGGGGTGTTATTTTTACTGGCTCTGGTTCTGGCGCCCCTGGCAACGCTGATTCCCAGCCCGGCTACCGCTCCGGCTTTAATCATTGTCGGCGTATTGATGGTTTCTGCGGTCCGGGAAATCGATTTTAACGACTTTACCGAAGGCTTTCCCGCCTTTATCACCTTTGCTTTAATGCCCTTTACCTACAGCATTGCCAACGGTATTGCCGCCGGTATTGTATTTTATACCGCATTAAAGGTTTTATCCGGCCGGGCCAAAGAGGTTCACTGGATGATGTACATCCTGTTCCTGCTGGTGGTTATTCGCTTTATTTTCCTGGCTGGTGAATAGTTGGAGGGAGGAAAGATCATGAAGCCTTTGGTTGGTATTGTATTG is drawn from Desulforamulus ruminis DSM 2154 and contains these coding sequences:
- the hpt gene encoding hypoxanthine phosphoribosyltransferase, coding for MHPHMKEILLDEQQIKERVLQLGQQITRDYQGQNILMVGILKGAMIFLADLVRNIDVPTSFDFMAVSSYGAGAVSSGAVRILKDLDKSIDGRHVIIVEDIVDTGLTLQYLVENMKARGPASLKICTLLDKPSRRKVDVPVDYNGFSIPDEFVVGYGLDYNERYRNLPYIAVLKPEIYRS
- the guaA gene encoding glutamine-hydrolyzing GMP synthase, which translates into the protein MSLAEQELILVLDFGGQYTQLIARRIRDLNVYCEIEPHNSSIEKIKSKNPKGIVFSGGPSSVYGENAPTVDPAVYDLGIPVLGICYGMQLMTQQLQGKVVSAEQREYGRTRLRVTDCENLLKGLGPDEECWMSHGDRVEAVPPGFKVIASTELAPVAAMANEERKLFAVQFHPEVVHTPKGTEVLKSFLTDICGCSGSWNMGSFLEESVKDIRQRVGNRQVLCALSGGVDSSVAAVLVHRAVADNLTCVFVDHGLLRKDEARQVVDTFQNQFNIKLIHVDASERFLGKLKGVTDPEEKRKIIGNEFIRVFEEEAGKLGEIDFLVQGTLYPDVVESGTATAAVIKSHHNVGGLPEDMHFELVEPLRWLFKDEVRRLGEELGLPSDIVWRQPFPGPGLAVRILGEITREKLDILREADFVVTDEIKKAGLDREIWQYFAVLPSMRSVGVMGDGRTYAYAVVVRAVHSHDGMTADWYRIPYEVLAKISSRMVNEVNEVNRVVYDITSKPPGTIEWE
- a CDS encoding LysM peptidoglycan-binding domain-containing protein — encoded protein: MRKISVEGKTVKELEKYLIAGKINGNKDFKDLFSQWRFWLLVLLLGVIIYLVYAHWNVRQESKILYSELSQLKVENTTLKERIAAAEMARAGEQASPQAPQTDPSPYIYHTIQKGDSFAVISNRYYRTEVFASDLAKFNGIPKQTRLQVGQIIRVPKEPDPAWKK
- a CDS encoding NCS2 family permease, encoding MLEQFFKLRENNTTVRTEIIAGLTTFMTMAYILFLNPNILSATGMDKNAVFFATAAAAGLVTIAMGLFVNFPIALAPGMGLNAFFAAIAVQGVGMPWEVALGAVFISGIIFLILTVTQVRQLLVVAVPNSLKRAITVGIGLFITIIGLKLSEITIIKVGPVLPPTLEALQESGGIATLKSFEWNSFLGSFQNPGALLALIGLAITAILMANRVKGSLLIGILASTLIGIPMGVTVIPENFTPFALPDFSNLYVGKLDIAGALEMGIWTVVFTFTFVELFDTFGTLMGTADKAGLLDKEGRSPKIGKAMLVDALGVSFGAFMGTSTVTAYVESTAGIGEGGRTGLTAVTTGVLFLLALVLAPLATLIPSPATAPALIIVGVLMVSAVREIDFNDFTEGFPAFITFALMPFTYSIANGIAAGIVFYTALKVLSGRAKEVHWMMYILFLLVVIRFIFLAGE